Proteins co-encoded in one Jeotgalibacillus malaysiensis genomic window:
- a CDS encoding tripartite tricarboxylate transporter TctA produces MDAFSGLMSGFEVAFSIEGLMFVFIGVFVGTFIGMMPGLGPISAIAIMIPITYSMDPSIALVMMAGVYYGAIFGGSSSSILLNAPGVAGTVATAFDGYPMAKQGKAGKALAIAAIASFTGGTVSVVLLMLFTPLLSAVAISFGPAEYFALMFLGLTAIASLADGSAIKAFISATLGFMVVTIGIDAQTGTSRFTFGNPNLLEGIDFLVVALGLFALAEVCTLVLNRNEKDDGQSKNIGSLRLSKQDVKDMSGPVSRQSFLGFIIGVLPGAGATIASFIAYITEKKIAKHPEEFGKGSVKGLAAPETANNAATSGAFVPLLSLGIPGSGTTAVLLGAFLVLGVQPGPLLVQDRPEIFWGIIASMYVGNIILLVLNLPLIPYISKILKIPRPLLISLVIIFSLIGVYAISFNTFDLYMLLAFGVIGFFMRMFSFPAAPFILAFILGGMMEQAFRQTLTISNGSFGIFLDKPIALSLIGVGLLTILFPLLKGRRKYKVS; encoded by the coding sequence ATGGATGCATTTTCCGGTTTAATGTCGGGGTTTGAAGTAGCGTTTAGTATTGAGGGATTAATGTTTGTGTTTATTGGTGTATTTGTCGGTACGTTTATCGGCATGATGCCAGGGCTTGGTCCGATCAGTGCGATTGCGATTATGATTCCGATCACTTATTCAATGGACCCTTCCATTGCCCTTGTGATGATGGCCGGCGTGTACTATGGCGCAATTTTCGGCGGATCGAGTTCGTCTATTTTATTAAATGCCCCTGGTGTTGCAGGGACCGTTGCGACTGCTTTTGACGGTTATCCAATGGCGAAACAAGGAAAAGCAGGTAAAGCGCTGGCGATTGCAGCGATTGCTTCTTTTACAGGCGGAACAGTCAGTGTTGTATTACTGATGCTGTTTACACCCCTCTTATCAGCAGTGGCCATTTCATTTGGACCTGCCGAATATTTTGCACTGATGTTTCTTGGATTAACTGCAATTGCGAGTCTGGCTGATGGATCGGCCATTAAAGCATTTATCTCAGCAACACTCGGTTTTATGGTCGTGACAATTGGGATTGATGCGCAAACTGGTACCAGCCGTTTTACTTTTGGTAATCCAAACCTTCTGGAAGGCATTGATTTTCTTGTCGTTGCACTCGGTCTCTTTGCACTTGCTGAAGTGTGTACACTTGTCTTAAACAGAAATGAGAAAGATGACGGCCAGAGCAAAAATATCGGCAGCCTCCGTCTTTCTAAGCAGGATGTAAAAGATATGAGCGGACCTGTTTCCAGACAGTCATTCCTCGGCTTTATTATTGGAGTTTTACCTGGTGCAGGTGCAACGATTGCTTCATTTATTGCTTATATTACTGAAAAGAAAATCGCGAAGCACCCTGAGGAGTTTGGAAAGGGTTCTGTTAAAGGGCTTGCAGCGCCTGAGACGGCTAACAATGCTGCCACAAGCGGAGCGTTTGTCCCATTACTGAGCCTTGGGATCCCTGGGTCAGGTACGACAGCCGTTTTACTCGGCGCCTTTCTTGTACTGGGCGTTCAACCGGGACCTCTTTTAGTGCAGGATCGCCCGGAAATCTTCTGGGGCATCATTGCGAGTATGTATGTCGGTAATATTATTCTGCTTGTATTGAACCTGCCGCTGATTCCTTACATTTCAAAAATCCTGAAGATCCCGCGTCCACTGCTGATTTCACTTGTGATTATCTTCAGTTTAATCGGGGTCTATGCAATCAGCTTTAATACGTTTGACCTTTATATGCTGTTAGCTTTTGGTGTGATCGGGTTCTTCATGAGGATGTTCTCCTTCCCGGCTGCCCCGTTCATTCTGGCATTTATCCTTGGCGGGATGATGGAGCAGGCATTCAGACAGACGCTGACGATCTCAAATGGCAGTTTTGGTATCTTCCTTGATAAGCCAATTGCATTGTCACTGATCGGCGTTGGTTTGCTGACGATTCTCTTCCCGCTTTTAAAAGGACGCAGGAAATACAAGGTCAGCTGA
- a CDS encoding cag pathogenicity island protein Cag4, producing the protein MTPQDTLQTYIEATNTHDFENVRQVLHDDALFWFTSKTCRTHEEIQAYFESTWAVIKDEVYSAVDIRWLHTDESSATCVYVYQYEGFYEGKRISGSGRATNVFAKTDVGWKLIHEHLSKLA; encoded by the coding sequence ATGACACCACAAGACACACTCCAAACCTACATAGAGGCGACAAACACGCACGATTTTGAAAATGTGAGACAGGTGCTGCACGATGACGCATTATTCTGGTTCACGAGTAAGACCTGCAGAACGCATGAGGAGATACAGGCTTACTTTGAAAGTACGTGGGCGGTAATCAAAGATGAGGTCTATTCGGCGGTTGATATCAGGTGGCTGCACACAGATGAATCTTCTGCTACATGCGTATATGTTTATCAGTACGAAGGCTTCTACGAAGGAAAGCGTATCTCTGGAAGCGGAAGGGCGACCAATGTTTTTGCGAAAACGGACGTGGGCTGGAAGCTGATTCATGAGCACTTGAGTAAACTGGCGTAA
- a CDS encoding ATP-dependent Clp protease, proteolytic subunit ClpP — protein MATIPYVIEQSRNGERSYDIYSRLLKDRIIMVSEEINDHMANSIVAQLLFLAADNPEKEISLYINSPGGSTSAGFAIYDTMQYIQPDVRTICTGMAASFGAMLLIGGTKGKRMTLPNSEVMIHQPLGGARGQATDLEISAKRILKLRKHINEIIAERTGQPIEKVAADTDRDYFMTAEEALGYGIVDEIITQNK, from the coding sequence ATGGCGACAATTCCGTATGTGATTGAACAATCCAGAAATGGAGAACGTTCCTACGACATTTATTCACGTTTATTGAAAGATAGAATCATTATGGTCAGTGAGGAAATTAATGATCATATGGCAAATAGTATTGTGGCACAGCTGTTGTTTCTTGCAGCTGACAATCCTGAAAAGGAAATATCGCTTTATATTAACAGCCCCGGTGGTTCCACCTCAGCAGGTTTTGCGATCTATGATACGATGCAGTACATTCAGCCGGACGTCCGCACGATCTGTACCGGCATGGCCGCCTCATTTGGCGCGATGCTGCTGATTGGCGGGACAAAAGGAAAGCGGATGACGCTGCCAAACAGTGAAGTCATGATTCACCAGCCACTCGGAGGTGCAAGGGGGCAGGCGACAGATCTTGAAATTTCAGCAAAAAGAATTCTGAAGCTGCGCAAGCATATCAATGAAATCATTGCGGAGCGAACAGGGCAGCCGATTGAAAAAGTTGCAGCAGATACGGATCGTGATTATTTTATGACGGCAGAAGAAGCGCTTGGGTATGGGATTGTGGATGAGATTATTACACAAAATAAATAG
- a CDS encoding transcriptional regulator → MLKVAIAEDDFRVASIHEQFLEKLDHVALTGKALNAKEALHLLETAETDLLLLDNYLPDRTGLSLLPEIRERWPGTDVILITASTEKEVVEPAVRYGAADYIVKPVTFERFKSAVEKVQKRRKLINSNHELTQDMIDQVFSDQRPQETAPTLLPKGIDPLTLQKVKDMLRTQIQGINAEELGQNMGASRTTARRYLEYLISSGEAKAELEYGIVGRPERKYYLV, encoded by the coding sequence ATGTTGAAAGTTGCAATTGCTGAGGATGACTTCCGGGTCGCCTCAATTCATGAGCAGTTCTTAGAAAAACTTGATCACGTAGCATTAACCGGAAAAGCACTGAATGCAAAAGAAGCTCTTCACCTGCTTGAAACAGCAGAAACGGATCTGCTGCTGCTGGACAACTATCTTCCTGACAGAACAGGTCTCTCCCTTCTGCCTGAAATTCGTGAAAGGTGGCCCGGAACAGATGTCATTTTAATTACTGCTTCGACTGAAAAAGAAGTCGTAGAGCCAGCCGTCCGGTATGGTGCAGCTGATTATATCGTGAAGCCTGTCACGTTTGAACGTTTTAAAAGTGCGGTTGAAAAGGTGCAGAAAAGAAGAAAGCTGATCAATTCCAATCATGAGCTTACTCAGGATATGATTGATCAGGTGTTTTCAGATCAGCGTCCGCAGGAAACTGCCCCTACCCTTTTACCAAAAGGAATTGACCCGCTGACGCTTCAAAAAGTAAAAGATATGTTACGAACGCAGATTCAGGGAATTAATGCTGAAGAGCTTGGTCAGAACATGGGCGCTTCAAGAACGACGGCACGCCGCTACCTTGAGTATCTGATTTCTTCAGGCGAAGCAAAGGCTGAGCTTGAGTATGGGATTGTTGGCAGGCCTGAACGGAAATATTATTTAGTTTGA
- a CDS encoding aspartate racemase, giving the protein MKTIGLIGGMSWESSASYYRTINETVKEQLGGLHSAKCILYNVDFDEIERYQTEGDWNAAGRRLSDAARSLEKAGADFLVICTNTMHKVVNQIEERIHIPVLHIADATAKQIQQSGIKTVGLLGTRYTMEQDFYKERLTSQGINVMTPSEEDRKQINRIIFDELCLGKIEDDSREYYRSVIKKLSADGAQGIILGCTEIGLLISPGDTAIPLFDTAEIHALEAVKLALKES; this is encoded by the coding sequence ATGAAAACAATTGGACTGATCGGCGGGATGAGCTGGGAATCGTCGGCTTCTTATTACCGAACCATAAATGAAACGGTAAAAGAACAGCTTGGCGGTCTGCATTCTGCGAAATGTATTTTATATAACGTGGATTTTGATGAGATTGAACGGTATCAGACAGAAGGCGACTGGAACGCTGCAGGTAGAAGGCTTTCAGATGCTGCGCGTTCTCTGGAAAAAGCAGGTGCCGATTTTCTTGTGATCTGTACGAATACAATGCATAAAGTCGTTAATCAGATTGAAGAACGTATCCACATACCCGTTTTACATATTGCGGACGCTACAGCAAAGCAGATCCAACAATCGGGCATCAAGACAGTCGGTTTGCTTGGGACACGTTATACAATGGAGCAGGATTTTTATAAAGAGCGGCTAACGTCTCAAGGGATCAATGTCATGACGCCTTCTGAAGAAGATCGGAAGCAGATTAACCGGATCATTTTTGATGAGCTGTGCCTTGGTAAAATTGAAGATGATTCACGCGAATACTATCGGTCTGTGATAAAAAAATTATCAGCTGATGGCGCTCAGGGCATCATTCTCGGCTGCACTGAAATCGGTTTACTGATCAGCCCAGGAGACACTGCCATACCACTATTTGATACAGCTGAGATTCATGCATTAGAGGCTGTGAAACTCGCATTAAAGGAGTCATAA
- a CDS encoding SAM-dependent methyltransferase has product MSQTSVQKFIKQFKLFENDQIQQTQLQHRYALVEAFGIKEGMKVLEIGCGQGDTTVVLADTVGESGHVTAIDIAPPDYGAPFTLGEAHERINQSELGARIDFHLETDFLEMNSDKQYDAVVLSHCSWYFHDPAQLLAYFKRIRSISKMLCFAEWDMQFEKITQRGHFCAASILALYSQFTANDGNIQNLFGKSEIGKMIEDAGMKVDLEVRVDAHFLQDGQWEIDYAREVSKEFAAAAVRIQTLIQNYADMLDVEGKNESLDSFVIVAK; this is encoded by the coding sequence ATGTCACAAACCAGCGTTCAAAAATTCATCAAACAATTTAAGCTTTTTGAAAACGACCAAATCCAGCAAACTCAACTTCAGCATCGCTATGCACTGGTCGAAGCTTTTGGAATTAAAGAGGGCATGAAGGTACTTGAAATCGGTTGCGGACAGGGCGATACGACTGTTGTGCTGGCAGATACAGTTGGTGAAAGCGGCCATGTGACGGCTATTGATATCGCGCCTCCTGACTACGGAGCACCTTTTACACTTGGAGAGGCACATGAGCGGATTAATCAGTCAGAGCTTGGCGCCAGAATTGATTTTCATTTGGAAACAGATTTTCTCGAGATGAATTCGGATAAGCAGTATGATGCTGTTGTACTGTCCCATTGCTCGTGGTATTTTCATGATCCCGCCCAACTGCTTGCCTATTTTAAAAGGATTCGTTCAATCAGTAAAATGCTGTGCTTTGCAGAATGGGATATGCAGTTTGAGAAAATCACGCAGCGGGGACATTTCTGTGCTGCATCTATTCTAGCGCTGTATTCACAGTTCACTGCAAACGATGGAAACATTCAAAATCTGTTTGGGAAAAGTGAGATTGGGAAAATGATAGAGGATGCCGGGATGAAGGTAGACCTGGAAGTGCGTGTTGATGCTCATTTTCTTCAGGATGGCCAGTGGGAAATTGATTACGCCAGGGAAGTTAGTAAAGAATTTGCAGCTGCAGCTGTCAGGATTCAGACGCTCATTCAAAATTATGCGGATATGCTAGATGTTGAGGGAAAGAATGAGTCTCTTGATAGCTTTGTGATTGTGGCTAAATGA
- a CDS encoding aminoglycoside phosphotransferase, translating to MRNRSAVVIIQNGQVALIKRVKNNEVYYVFPGGGIEPGETPEEAAKREAFEELGVEVSVGRCISEVNYEGTQYFFEADITDGLFRNGQGEELTDTTRNRGTYLPVWVEIGLLADLNIKPKEVVLKILAAKNDLQELELTGGNISKVVRSGNTVRREMKEGSERIHKLLLHLEAKGYPYSPQFLGIDEQGREILTFIDGEAGNYPAKSYMWSDENLRKIAAMLRDYHEAVSDFAFDESWTSLPRAPEGREVICHNDFAIYNLIFRDSEVCGVIDFDVAAPGPVSWDVAYTLYTCVPLSRFYLAESGEKIKTDSAEQLRRIEVFLKAYGKEFGNILDVVIRRLEALCQLITEKAEAGDPAFRKMQVEGHIEHYREDILYIRELKADETFRNK from the coding sequence ATGAGAAATAGAAGCGCAGTCGTCATTATTCAAAACGGGCAGGTCGCGTTGATTAAAAGAGTTAAAAACAACGAAGTGTATTATGTTTTTCCAGGAGGCGGTATAGAGCCTGGTGAAACGCCTGAAGAAGCGGCAAAGAGAGAGGCTTTTGAAGAACTGGGGGTTGAGGTCAGTGTGGGGCGATGCATTTCAGAAGTGAATTATGAGGGAACTCAGTACTTTTTTGAGGCTGACATTACAGACGGGTTGTTTAGAAATGGGCAGGGGGAAGAGCTGACTGATACCACTAGAAACAGAGGGACATATTTGCCAGTGTGGGTGGAAATTGGACTGCTGGCAGATTTAAATATTAAGCCGAAAGAGGTTGTCCTGAAAATCCTGGCTGCAAAGAATGATCTACAGGAATTAGAACTAACAGGTGGCAATATATCAAAAGTCGTCCGCTCTGGGAATACAGTCAGGAGAGAAATGAAAGAAGGCAGTGAGCGAATTCATAAGCTGTTGCTGCATTTAGAAGCAAAAGGTTATCCTTACTCGCCGCAGTTTCTTGGTATCGATGAACAGGGAAGAGAGATTCTCACTTTTATTGACGGTGAAGCCGGGAACTATCCTGCTAAAAGTTATATGTGGTCAGATGAAAATCTAAGAAAAATTGCTGCCATGCTGCGTGACTATCACGAGGCTGTAAGTGACTTTGCATTTGATGAGAGCTGGACGTCTCTTCCAAGAGCGCCTGAAGGACGTGAAGTGATCTGCCATAACGATTTCGCGATTTATAACCTGATCTTTAGAGATAGTGAAGTTTGCGGTGTCATCGACTTTGATGTAGCTGCTCCAGGTCCGGTCAGCTGGGACGTTGCTTATACATTGTATACATGCGTACCGCTGAGTCGGTTTTATTTAGCTGAGAGCGGTGAGAAGATCAAAACTGATTCTGCTGAACAGTTGAGGAGAATTGAAGTATTTTTAAAAGCATATGGAAAAGAGTTTGGAAATATATTAGATGTCGTCATACGTAGACTGGAAGCACTTTGTCAGCTGATCACCGAAAAGGCAGAAGCGGGTGACCCTGCTTTTCGGAAGATGCAAGTGGAAGGACATATTGAACATTACAGAGAAGATATTTTATACATAAGGGAGTTGAAGGCAGATGAAACATTTAGAAACAAATAG
- a CDS encoding GNAT family acetyltransferase encodes MKHLETNRLILRMFTEHDAEDVAAMCNNVKIYQHTLHIPYPYTKQDALTWIGFHEENRENERMYDLAVTDKLTGQLLGSVGVSVHKTFNHGELDYWIGEEHWGRGYATEAAEAMIKFAFDEKGLHKVYARCFDSNPASGKVLEKLGLKKEGVLREHVRKDGAYVDLVHYGVLESKGFSSSIQ; translated from the coding sequence ATGAAACATTTAGAAACAAATAGACTGATCCTGAGAATGTTCACTGAACATGATGCCGAGGATGTTGCAGCAATGTGCAACAACGTTAAAATCTATCAGCATACGCTGCATATTCCGTATCCATATACAAAACAAGATGCACTGACATGGATCGGCTTTCATGAAGAGAATCGGGAAAATGAGAGAATGTATGATTTAGCCGTGACGGATAAGTTAACGGGTCAGCTGCTTGGCTCAGTTGGGGTATCCGTACATAAAACATTTAATCATGGCGAACTCGACTACTGGATTGGAGAAGAACATTGGGGGAGAGGGTATGCCACTGAAGCGGCTGAAGCAATGATTAAGTTTGCTTTTGATGAAAAAGGACTTCATAAAGTGTACGCACGCTGCTTTGATTCAAATCCGGCTTCAGGGAAAGTGCTTGAAAAGCTGGGATTGAAGAAAGAAGGCGTTTTGAGAGAGCACGTGAGGAAAGATGGTGCGTATGTGGATCTGGTGCATTACGGGGTGCTTGAAAGTAAGGGTTTTAGTAGTAGTATTCAATAA
- a CDS encoding ATPase has product MKTKRRRFSLTTKIISLNIVSILLVMLVFLVISLVIEYKQIERQMGTQAMQLAVTVSAMPTVIDAFEEDEPSTILQPLINRIRTETGAAFIVIGDTEGTRYAHPDEDKIGETMVGGDNIRALQDGEFYVSKAEGTLGPSIRGKGPIRNADGDIVGVVSVGYLSSSVVDNAIERGSVISLISLIVIIFGILSSYLLARNIRKMTLGLEPHEMTSLYQERQAILNSIKEGIISVDDDGYIKILNQSAMDLLDVDESVLNQKVETILPNTGVYDVLNSGEPQRDVSTTLRSRNVVINRTPVIKDGQVTGVVSTFRDRTEINKMIEALSEVKKYSEDLRAQTHEFSNKLYILSGLLQLGKYEEAIEMIQAESDAQDLQNKVIFEQIGDPKIQALLLGKSGKASEKKIHFNIEENSSLQMLSNQAFSYVASIIGNLIDNAFDATEGKSDPTVALFITDIGNDMIIEVEDNGEGIPEKNLDLVFETGYSTKDHSDRGYGLAIVKQAAENLGGSIEVHSSPGNGTTFSVYLPKEMTYRQKKTS; this is encoded by the coding sequence ATGAAAACAAAACGAAGAAGGTTTTCACTTACTACAAAAATTATCAGTTTAAATATTGTCAGTATTCTATTGGTGATGCTTGTCTTTCTCGTTATTTCCCTGGTCATTGAATACAAACAGATCGAGCGGCAGATGGGCACCCAGGCGATGCAGCTTGCGGTGACGGTATCTGCTATGCCTACTGTGATCGATGCTTTTGAAGAGGATGAGCCATCCACGATTCTTCAGCCTCTTATCAATCGTATACGTACGGAAACCGGAGCTGCATTTATCGTCATAGGGGATACTGAAGGCACACGCTATGCGCATCCTGATGAAGATAAAATCGGTGAAACAATGGTTGGCGGGGATAATATACGCGCGCTTCAGGACGGGGAGTTTTATGTATCTAAAGCAGAAGGTACTCTCGGCCCATCTATACGTGGAAAAGGGCCGATCCGCAATGCTGACGGTGACATTGTCGGCGTTGTTTCTGTCGGTTACCTCTCCTCTTCTGTGGTTGATAATGCAATTGAGCGCGGTTCAGTGATTTCACTTATTTCACTGATTGTGATCATCTTTGGTATTCTCTCAAGCTACCTGCTCGCCCGGAATATCAGGAAAATGACACTTGGCCTAGAGCCTCATGAGATGACCTCCCTCTATCAGGAACGTCAGGCGATTTTGAATTCCATTAAGGAAGGCATTATTTCTGTCGATGACGACGGTTATATTAAGATTTTGAATCAGTCTGCGATGGACCTTTTAGATGTGGATGAAAGTGTACTGAATCAAAAAGTCGAGACCATTCTTCCTAATACCGGAGTCTACGACGTACTGAACAGCGGCGAACCTCAGCGGGATGTATCCACGACGCTGCGCAGCCGGAACGTCGTGATTAACAGAACACCCGTCATTAAAGATGGACAAGTGACAGGCGTTGTTTCTACCTTCCGCGACAGAACCGAGATTAATAAAATGATCGAGGCACTCTCTGAAGTAAAAAAATATTCAGAGGATCTGCGGGCTCAGACCCATGAGTTCTCTAATAAACTCTACATTTTGTCAGGGCTGCTTCAGCTCGGTAAATACGAGGAAGCGATTGAGATGATTCAGGCTGAATCTGATGCGCAGGACCTTCAAAACAAAGTGATTTTTGAGCAGATTGGAGACCCGAAAATCCAGGCCCTGCTTTTAGGTAAAAGTGGTAAAGCTTCCGAGAAGAAAATTCATTTCAATATAGAAGAAAACAGCAGCCTTCAGATGCTTTCTAATCAGGCATTCAGCTACGTAGCCTCTATTATCGGTAACCTGATCGATAACGCATTTGACGCCACAGAAGGAAAGTCTGACCCCACCGTGGCGCTCTTCATCACAGACATCGGCAATGATATGATCATTGAGGTTGAAGATAACGGCGAAGGCATTCCGGAGAAGAATCTGGACCTTGTCTTTGAAACAGGTTATTCAACAAAGGATCATTCAGACAGAGGATATGGCCTGGCGATTGTGAAGCAAGCTGCTGAAAACCTCGGCGGAAGCATCGAAGTTCATTCATCTCCTGGTAATGGCACAACATTTTCAGTCTATCTGCCAAAAGAGATGACATACAGACAGAAGAAAACATCCTGA
- a CDS encoding tricarboxylic transport membrane protein yields MKKIFGTAAATLLLVSAAGCGNSSTGATDEDGNWTPTQPIEITAPAGPGGGWDTTARMVSQVFEEEEIIDQRLPVVNKAGGGGAVGWAYIAGQEESPHHMFVGSPPLVLVPLNGQSEYSHEDFTPLANVIADYGAFVVRADAEWDNLNDLFDDMKEDPQSVSVVGTSSPGSMDHMQFVKIAKAAGVDVANMKYISDPESGGLTSVLNGSIDVFTTGVAETIEQVRAGKVKVLGITSEERLEGEVLSEFPTAIEQGIDETFVNWRGFFGPPNMDEAAVAYYEEKFKELNDSEAWTEIREKYGWGEMYMDSEEYAAFLEEEAESMEALLDELGLARE; encoded by the coding sequence ATGAAAAAGATTTTTGGAACAGCAGCAGCTACATTGCTTTTAGTCAGTGCAGCAGGATGTGGAAACAGCTCAACAGGTGCAACAGATGAAGACGGTAACTGGACACCGACGCAGCCAATAGAAATCACAGCACCTGCAGGACCGGGCGGCGGCTGGGATACGACAGCCAGAATGGTCTCTCAGGTATTTGAAGAAGAAGAAATCATTGATCAGCGTCTGCCAGTCGTGAATAAAGCCGGCGGTGGCGGAGCAGTTGGATGGGCGTATATAGCCGGTCAGGAAGAAAGTCCGCACCATATGTTTGTAGGCTCTCCACCACTAGTACTTGTACCGCTAAATGGTCAGTCTGAATACAGTCATGAAGACTTTACACCACTTGCGAATGTGATCGCTGACTACGGCGCATTTGTCGTGAGAGCGGACGCAGAGTGGGATAACTTGAACGATTTATTTGATGATATGAAAGAAGATCCTCAGAGTGTCAGCGTCGTTGGCACCTCTTCCCCGGGAAGTATGGATCACATGCAGTTCGTTAAAATCGCAAAAGCTGCAGGTGTGGATGTTGCAAACATGAAGTATATCTCAGATCCTGAATCAGGCGGGCTGACTTCAGTTCTGAATGGCAGTATTGATGTGTTCACAACCGGTGTAGCTGAAACAATTGAACAGGTGCGTGCCGGAAAAGTAAAAGTACTCGGAATCACGTCTGAGGAACGTCTTGAAGGAGAGGTACTTTCAGAGTTCCCTACAGCGATCGAACAGGGTATTGATGAAACATTTGTTAACTGGAGAGGCTTCTTTGGACCACCAAATATGGATGAAGCAGCCGTTGCTTACTATGAAGAAAAATTCAAAGAGCTGAATGATTCAGAAGCATGGACTGAGATCCGTGAAAAGTACGGCTGGGGCGAAATGTATATGGACAGCGAAGAATACGCAGCGTTCCTTGAAGAAGAAGCTGAATCAATGGAAGCACTGCTTGATGAGCTTGGACTTGCCAGAGAATAA
- a CDS encoding aminopeptidase, with protein sequence MKKKTVVTMALATTLALGAATPQLAVMKGPSLEKVNSQFDKKVLNQLDAQRIYDNIDTLAQEPRVAGTDAEDQAVEFIAEEFESYGYDVEIQPFTFFGYTPPSSLSLSVEGFEGELNPRSFTYSVNGDVTGELVDVGLGTVEDVAGLDLSGKIALIQRGNISFGQKVLNAAERGAAGVVIYNNVDGVLNGTLGAYDERYVAAVSLSKSEGEALKALAGSTATLTVEGAEAGDRTSHNVIATKEPTNQKKANDDIIVVGAHHDSVPGAPGANDDASGTAMTLELARVLKNVPTDTELRFVTFGAEELGLIGSYHYVDTLSDEEIDNTVANFNLDMVGSRDAGDLVMRTLDGQPNLVTELSQKSSLKLNGEATPFSQGGSSDHVPFAAAGIPAALFIHSPLEPWYHTPDDTIDKIDIDKLQDVAEIVGSAVYDLAQFDHPSQSKNKEKVDVEADMIFEQSVR encoded by the coding sequence GTGAAGAAGAAAACGGTTGTTACAATGGCACTTGCTACTACACTGGCACTTGGTGCTGCTACTCCCCAGCTGGCTGTTATGAAGGGACCATCCCTTGAAAAGGTCAATAGTCAGTTTGACAAAAAGGTTTTAAACCAGTTGGATGCACAGCGGATATATGACAATATCGATACGCTGGCACAGGAACCAAGGGTTGCCGGCACTGATGCTGAGGATCAGGCAGTCGAATTTATCGCAGAAGAGTTTGAGTCCTATGGCTATGATGTTGAAATTCAGCCATTCACATTCTTCGGATATACACCTCCCTCTTCACTTTCTCTTTCAGTTGAAGGCTTTGAAGGTGAGCTGAACCCACGCTCTTTTACATATTCTGTGAACGGTGATGTGACAGGTGAGCTTGTGGACGTTGGATTAGGAACTGTAGAAGACGTAGCAGGGCTAGATCTTTCAGGTAAAATTGCATTAATTCAGAGGGGTAATATTTCTTTTGGTCAAAAAGTGCTGAATGCTGCTGAAAGAGGCGCAGCTGGTGTCGTGATTTATAACAACGTTGATGGCGTACTGAACGGAACGCTTGGCGCATATGATGAGCGCTATGTGGCTGCTGTCAGCTTATCTAAATCCGAGGGTGAAGCGCTTAAAGCGCTGGCAGGCAGTACTGCGACATTAACAGTTGAAGGTGCTGAAGCGGGCGACCGTACTTCGCATAACGTGATTGCGACGAAAGAGCCGACAAATCAGAAAAAAGCAAATGACGATATCATTGTTGTTGGTGCACACCATGACTCAGTTCCAGGCGCACCTGGTGCAAATGATGACGCGTCTGGTACTGCGATGACGCTTGAGCTTGCGCGTGTACTGAAAAATGTACCGACTGACACTGAGCTTCGCTTTGTAACATTTGGCGCTGAAGAGCTAGGTTTGATCGGATCTTATCATTATGTAGATACGTTAAGTGATGAGGAAATAGATAACACAGTGGCAAACTTTAACCTTGATATGGTGGGAAGCCGTGATGCTGGTGATCTTGTCATGCGTACACTGGATGGACAGCCAAACCTTGTGACGGAGCTTTCTCAGAAGTCCAGCCTGAAATTAAACGGAGAAGCAACACCATTCTCTCAGGGTGGCAGCAGTGACCACGTGCCATTTGCAGCAGCCGGTATTCCTGCAGCTCTGTTTATCCACTCACCGCTAGAGCCATGGTACCATACGCCAGATGACACGATTGATAAAATCGACATTGATAAACTGCAGGATGTCGCTGAAATTGTAGGGTCTGCCGTCTATGATCTTGCACAATTCGATCATCCATCACAGTCTAAAAATAAAGAAAAAGTTGATGTTGAAGCTGATATGATTTTTGAACAGTCAGTGAGATAA